From Streptomyces sp. Edi4, one genomic window encodes:
- a CDS encoding endonuclease/exonuclease/phosphatase family protein translates to MDTLETGTLADHEVTGGRRRRPLRVVSAWAGALVLAGVSAVVGCRAAGSDGVTPVPQALAFLPWLLVPGGAGLALVALGRWRTGMVWGVAVLAVTGWYTQPYGDATTRPAGSIRAEFTVLTSNTEFGWATDGLIAAVRREKPGLVFVEECGFRCSDALAALLPLSDYPYRDVVREDGSAGSAILSRFPLRPVARIPSQMAMPGAVATIGGREVRIQLAHPLPPLPGNDTAWHQELGRVREFAKSARGGPVILAGDFNATQDHALFRSVLDEGALHDSARLTGQARAWSWPADRTTPLRTQIDHVLVSGDFKVASARFLTLRGTDHRALLVGLGLYGG, encoded by the coding sequence TTGGACACCTTGGAGACCGGGACCCTGGCGGACCACGAGGTGACCGGCGGCCGCCGCCGGCGTCCCTTGCGGGTGGTGTCCGCGTGGGCCGGGGCGCTGGTGCTCGCCGGGGTCAGCGCGGTGGTGGGGTGCAGGGCCGCCGGCTCGGACGGCGTCACACCGGTGCCGCAGGCGCTCGCGTTCCTGCCCTGGCTGCTCGTCCCCGGCGGCGCGGGGCTCGCGCTTGTGGCGCTCGGGCGGTGGCGTACGGGGATGGTGTGGGGGGTGGCGGTGCTCGCGGTCACCGGCTGGTACACCCAGCCCTACGGTGACGCCACGACGCGGCCCGCGGGATCCATACGCGCCGAGTTCACGGTGCTCACCTCCAACACCGAGTTCGGCTGGGCGACGGACGGTTTGATCGCCGCCGTCCGGCGCGAGAAGCCCGGCCTGGTGTTCGTGGAGGAGTGCGGCTTCCGCTGCTCCGACGCGCTCGCCGCGCTGCTGCCGCTCTCGGACTACCCCTATCGCGATGTCGTACGGGAGGACGGCTCGGCGGGCTCGGCGATCCTGAGCCGTTTCCCGCTCCGGCCGGTCGCGCGCATCCCGTCACAGATGGCGATGCCGGGCGCGGTCGCCACCATCGGCGGGCGCGAGGTACGGATCCAGCTGGCGCACCCCCTGCCGCCGCTGCCCGGGAACGACACGGCGTGGCATCAAGAGCTGGGCAGGGTAAGGGAGTTCGCGAAGTCGGCCAGGGGCGGACCGGTCATCCTGGCCGGGGACTTCAACGCCACGCAGGACCACGCGCTGTTCCGTTCCGTACTCGACGAGGGCGCCCTGCACGACAGCGCCCGGCTCACCGGACAGGCCCGCGCCTGGTCCTGGCCCGCCGACCGCACCACACCGCTGCGCACCCAGATCGACCACGTCCTGGTGAGCGGCGACTTCAAGGTGGCCTCCGCGCGCTTTCTCACCCTGCGCGGCACGGACCACCGGGCGCTGCTCGTGGGGCTCGGCCTGTACGGCGGGTAG